The following coding sequences are from one Nicotiana tabacum cultivar K326 chromosome 1, ASM71507v2, whole genome shotgun sequence window:
- the LOC107828679 gene encoding secretory carrier-associated membrane protein 4-like isoform X2, with translation MSRGNDPNPFDEEEPEVNPFSGSNKKQKELANWEADLQRRERDIKRREDAVAGAGVPTDDRNWPPFFPIIHHDIANEIPAHSRKLQYLAFASWLGIVFCLAFNVLAVTICWIRGGGVKIFFLAIIYALMGCPLSYVLWYRPLYNAMRTDSALKFGWFFMFYLIHIGFCILAAIAPPIVFHGKSLTGILAAIDVFSDHVLVGIFYLIGFAFFCLEALLSLWVLQKVYMFFRGHK, from the exons gGTTCcaataaaaagcaaaaagaattaGCAAATTGGGAAGCAGATCTGCAAAGGAGAGAAAGa GATATTAAACGAAGAGAAGATGCTGTTGCTGGCG CTGGTGTGCCAACTGATGATAGGAATTGGCCTCCCTTTTTCCCAATTATTCATCATGATATAGCAAATGAAATACCAGCTCATTCTCGGAAGCTGCAGTATTTGGCATTTGCGAGTTGGTTAG GTATTGTCTTTTGTCTGGCGTTCAATGTTCTTGCCGTGACTATCTGTTGGATTAGGGGTGGTG GTGTTAAAATCTTTTTCCTGGCTATAATATATGCTTTAATGGGATGTCCCCTTTCGTACGTTTTGTGGTACAGGCCTCTGTATAACGCGATGAG GACTGACAGCGCACTGAAGTTTGGCTGGTTTTTCATGTTCTACTTG ATTCACATCGGATTTTGCATACTTGCTGCTATTGCTCCTCCCATTGTATTTCACGGAAAATCCTTAAC GGGTATCCTTGCAGCAATTGATGTCTTCTCTGACCATGTGTTGGTTGGG ATCTTTTATTTGATTGGATTTGCCTTCTTCTGCTTGGAAGCTTTGCTTAGCTTGTGGGTGCTGCAG AAAGTGTACATGTTTTTTCGAGGGCACAAGTAA
- the LOC107828679 gene encoding secretory carrier-associated membrane protein 4-like isoform X1, giving the protein MSRGNDPNPFDEEEPEVNPFSNGGSAPASKSRFPQMIASSLGFGQKHDATIDIPLDSTNGSNKKQKELANWEADLQRRERDIKRREDAVAGAGVPTDDRNWPPFFPIIHHDIANEIPAHSRKLQYLAFASWLGIVFCLAFNVLAVTICWIRGGGVKIFFLAIIYALMGCPLSYVLWYRPLYNAMRTDSALKFGWFFMFYLIHIGFCILAAIAPPIVFHGKSLTGILAAIDVFSDHVLVGIFYLIGFAFFCLEALLSLWVLQKVYMFFRGHK; this is encoded by the exons AATGGTGGCTCTGCGCCTGCATCTAAATCACGCTTTCCTCAAATGATTGCTAGTAGTCTTGGTTTTGGTCAAAAGCATGATGCAACTATTGACATCCCATTGGATTCTACGAAT gGTTCcaataaaaagcaaaaagaattaGCAAATTGGGAAGCAGATCTGCAAAGGAGAGAAAGa GATATTAAACGAAGAGAAGATGCTGTTGCTGGCG CTGGTGTGCCAACTGATGATAGGAATTGGCCTCCCTTTTTCCCAATTATTCATCATGATATAGCAAATGAAATACCAGCTCATTCTCGGAAGCTGCAGTATTTGGCATTTGCGAGTTGGTTAG GTATTGTCTTTTGTCTGGCGTTCAATGTTCTTGCCGTGACTATCTGTTGGATTAGGGGTGGTG GTGTTAAAATCTTTTTCCTGGCTATAATATATGCTTTAATGGGATGTCCCCTTTCGTACGTTTTGTGGTACAGGCCTCTGTATAACGCGATGAG GACTGACAGCGCACTGAAGTTTGGCTGGTTTTTCATGTTCTACTTG ATTCACATCGGATTTTGCATACTTGCTGCTATTGCTCCTCCCATTGTATTTCACGGAAAATCCTTAAC GGGTATCCTTGCAGCAATTGATGTCTTCTCTGACCATGTGTTGGTTGGG ATCTTTTATTTGATTGGATTTGCCTTCTTCTGCTTGGAAGCTTTGCTTAGCTTGTGGGTGCTGCAG AAAGTGTACATGTTTTTTCGAGGGCACAAGTAA